In one window of Candidatus Hinthialibacter antarcticus DNA:
- a CDS encoding RNA polymerase sigma factor, giving the protein MAVSGQTLSMDAQPLEQQSLMLHALSDEELVERSKQGDREAFSQLTGRYLNMIFAVALSISRNREDAEDACQDAMIKAFHHIRTLRDARKVGGWLRNIVKQVVYGNYRKQSRFWNFLDGFTLQAKSDASAIEFSNDQKIYQQQLFDFAIASLSTKAREIVLMHYMSELSCEQIATQVGISSGAVKSHLHKARSKMLKALAEIGVQSLDEM; this is encoded by the coding sequence GTGGCGGTTTCCGGTCAAACGCTTTCAATGGACGCTCAACCGCTGGAACAACAGAGTCTTATGCTACACGCTCTTTCAGATGAAGAACTGGTTGAACGCTCAAAACAGGGCGATCGGGAAGCATTCAGCCAACTGACCGGACGATATTTAAATATGATTTTCGCCGTTGCGTTGTCTATTTCCCGAAATCGTGAAGACGCCGAAGACGCCTGCCAGGATGCGATGATCAAAGCGTTTCATCACATTCGTACGTTGCGCGACGCCCGGAAAGTCGGCGGTTGGCTTCGCAATATTGTCAAACAGGTAGTGTACGGAAACTATCGCAAGCAATCGCGCTTTTGGAATTTTTTGGACGGATTCACTTTGCAAGCAAAATCAGACGCATCTGCAATCGAGTTTTCAAATGATCAAAAAATTTATCAGCAGCAACTCTTTGATTTTGCCATCGCCAGTCTGTCAACCAAGGCGCGAGAGATTGTTCTGATGCATTACATGAGTGAACTGAGTTGCGAGCAAATCGCGACGCAAGTTGGAATTAGTTCAGGCGCCGTAAAAAGCCATCTACACAAAGCGCGCAGCAAAATGTTAAAGGCGCTCGCAGAGATTGGCGTTCAATCACTGGATGAAATGTAA
- a CDS encoding FecR domain-containing protein produces the protein MTNSRENKMDKTAQAFESEDELLARLGRAMAPDPERFQNMLLARLNQERIRPSRELDTRRIGWFSVTTPSVAYASVALVAMISIAVLLSSQYATKPVANVVASIGETNLADVLQPGETIQTMNDGQASLLLTDHSLLRFDNDTSAIIEGRRQVKLTNGRLYAEVARSSQAERFQITAQDVQIIVLGTAFEVETNQDGTSVKVTDGTVRVSWASHEEILNAGDSITISKGNMVPSKTTVKKVAPDWIENLAKAEQLNPVIQAMQKHFPSRSMNLKSTP, from the coding sequence ATGACGAACAGCCGAGAAAATAAAATGGACAAAACCGCTCAAGCCTTTGAGAGTGAAGACGAATTGCTTGCTCGCCTAGGCCGAGCGATGGCGCCCGACCCGGAGCGCTTTCAAAACATGCTGCTTGCAAGGCTGAATCAAGAACGCATCCGGCCCTCGCGTGAATTGGATACTCGCCGTATCGGCTGGTTTTCCGTCACAACTCCCAGTGTAGCGTACGCCTCTGTCGCACTGGTTGCAATGATATCCATTGCCGTCTTGTTGTCATCTCAATATGCAACGAAGCCCGTTGCGAATGTCGTCGCCTCAATCGGCGAAACCAATCTCGCCGATGTCTTGCAACCGGGAGAAACGATCCAGACCATGAATGACGGCCAAGCCAGTTTGCTTTTAACGGACCATTCGCTGCTTCGTTTTGATAACGATACCTCTGCGATCATAGAGGGGCGCCGTCAAGTGAAATTAACGAATGGGCGGCTGTATGCGGAAGTGGCGCGATCTTCTCAAGCGGAACGGTTTCAAATCACAGCGCAAGACGTACAGATCATCGTTCTTGGAACGGCGTTTGAAGTCGAAACCAATCAAGATGGAACATCCGTGAAGGTGACGGACGGCACAGTAAGGGTTTCTTGGGCCAGTCATGAAGAAATTTTAAACGCAGGCGACTCGATCACGATTTCAAAAGGAAATATGGTGCCGTCTAAGACCACCGTGAAAAAAGTTGCTCCTGATTGGATTGAAAATCTTGCAAAGGCCGAACAACTCAATCCTGTCATCCAGGCTATGCAGAAACACTTCCCCAGTCGATCTATGAATCTCAAATCGACTCCTTGA